The Flavobacteriales bacterium nucleotide sequence ATATCCTTCGTAAATACCGCTCAGAAACTCTACTGTGTCGCTCTCTTTCCGCTGAGTCGTCAATGCCGACTGCCCTGGCTTACGACGGTCGAGCATTCTTTGCACGGCGTCGAGGTCGAGCTTCACCCCGGCCGGAAAATTATCGAGCATACCACCGATCGCCAATCCGTGACTTTCGCCAAAAGTGGTCAGTTTTAAGTGATGCCCGTAGGTATTTCCAGCCATAGTTGGCAAATATAAAGGTTTAGCCTCAACATTAGCTCCCGCAACATCAGTCGAGAAATTCTTAATGCTTAATTCTTAATGCAAAACCACGGGTATATTCGAAGCGGTAGGTATTATCAACTGCGAATCATGAGAGGCCTAGTAGATTATATTTGCAATTTTATAATTGACGCATTTCCCCAATTAAAAATTGAGAATTAAAGATTAATAATTCGAAGAACTAAATTGCACCCTCGCTCAACCACTAACACATGAAGACCTTATTCAAGAACATACAATCTCTATTACTCGTAGAAGAAGAACCCACTCGCTGGGTGGCCGGATCCGACATGCGAACCTTACCGCATTTGAACGACGCGTGGCTGCTCGTTGAAGGCGATAAGATCGACTCGTTCGGTGGTATGGACACCGCTCCAAACGCGGCCGACGAGGTGATCGATTGCACCGGAAAAGTAGTGATGCCGGCGTGGTGCGATAGCCACACCCACCTCGTATATGCCGGAAGTCGCGAAGGAGAATTCGTGGACAAGATCAACGGGCTCAGCTACGAAGAAATAGCCAAACGAGGTGGTGGTATCCTCAACAGCGCACAGAGGCTGCGCGACACCCCTGAAGACGAGCTCTATGAACAAAGCGCTCGACGTATGGGCGAGATCATTACCATGGGAACCGGTGCTGTTGAGATCAAGAGCGGCTACGGACTCACCACGGAATCAGAACTCAAAATGCTTCGCGTTGCCCGCCGCTTGCAGAAGGAATTTCCACTGGCCGTAAAAACGACCTTTCTAGGCGCACATGCTTTTCCGGCCGAGTATCGCGAAAACCGCGAGGCTTATGTCGACCTGGTGATGAACGAGATGGTTCCGGCCGTGGCCGAAGAGAAGTTGGCCGACTACATCGACGTGTTCTGTGACAGAGGGTTCTTTACTCCCCAACAAACAGAGCGCATATTGGCCGCCGGAGCCGAATACGGGCTCGCCCCGAAGATCCACGCAAACGAGCTCGACTTCTCGGGTGGAATTCAAGCCGGAGTTAAATATGCAGCTCGTTCCGTTGATCACCTCGAGTGTACCGGCGACGCTGAGATCGACGCATTGCTCAGTAGTGAGACCATGAGTACCTTGCTTCCATCGACGGCCTTTTTCCTCGGTATGGAGTATCCACCGGCGCGAAAAATGATCGATGCAGGATTGCCCGTGGCCTTAGCCAGCGACTACAATCCAGGATCGAGCCCATCGGGTCGAATGCCCTTCATTCTATCGCTCGCCTGTATAAAAATGAAGATGCTCCCCGAAGAGGCGATTCAGGCCGCAACCCTTAACGGCGCCTATGCCATGGGGCTCGAAGCTACTCACGGCAGTATTTGTCCGGGCAAGCAAGCCAACCTAATCGTCACGAAAAACGTGAACAGTTATAGTTTTCTGCCGTACGCCTTCGGTGCCAACTGGATCGAAAGCACGTACGTCAACGGAGCCCGTTTATATCATGACCTGGACTGACCACTGGAGACCGTTCACATCTGAGGACGCCGCGACATGCACATCCGCCCGCGAGGGCGAAATCAAAATCGGGCAACGCGTTCAATGCGCCGACAGCGGGATCCTCGAAAGCCTAGAGGCTTCGAATGCTCGCTATGTGCTGTTGGGTATTCCGGAGGATATTGGAGTGCGCGCCAATGGCGGTAGACCGGGTGCAGCCTACGGCTGGAAGGCCACACTTCCGCATTTCATGAATGTGCAGAGTAATGAGTACCTGGACGGCAAGGAGGTGCTGGTGCTCGGAACGCTCAACACCGCCGAATGGATGAAGACCTCGCAAGGGGTATCCGTCGATCGACTGCGAGAGCTCACGGCCAAGATCGATGCCGCCGTTTGGCCGCTGATCGAAAAGATCGCCGCGCTGGGCAAGGTCCCGATGGTGATCGGCGGCGGACATAACAACAGCTATGGCTGTTTGCGTGGAGTTTCTCAGGCTATAGGACGCCCCATCCACTGCGTCAATGTTGACCCACACGCTGATTTCCGTAGTCCTGAGGGGCGGCACAGCGGCAACGGGTTTCGGTACGCTCGCGATGAGGGCTATTTAGAGCAGTATTCGGTCTTTGGGCTACACGAAGGTTATAATTCGGCCGAAATGCTTTCGCTGTTGAAGAGGCCCGGTAAATCTTGGTGCCTAAGTTTTGAGAACGTTTCATTTGGGCGGTTGCCCATGATCGATCATTGGGACGAGTTGTGGAGCCGGTTTGGAAGCGAAAAGGTCGGACTCGAGATCGATGTGGACGGAATTACCGATTTCCCGTCGAGTGCCGACACGCCAAGTGGATTCACGCTAAACGAAATACGCCAGATGTTGCTGGCACTAAAAAATAAAGATGCCCGCGTGGCTTACCTGCATATAGCCGAAGCGGCACCTTCGTTGGTGGCCGGATCGGACCGTAAAGTGGGACGTTCGCTGGCATTCTTGCTGTGTGATTTTATTAAAAGTGGCGCCGGAAGGCATTAATGCGAATTGAATATCTTTGCCAATTACGAATGAGCTGATATGATCTCTGAAAAGAATATACGTAACCTACTCTCTTCCTTATTTCTCCTTTTCTCCGCGGCGTCGCTAATCCTGCCGCAGGCAGTGAACTACGATTTCCGCGGAGCGCAGTTCACCTTTACCTGGAATGGGGGTACCGCTAGCCCGGTTTGTGGCGATAATGCTTTGACCTTCGACTATACCGATACTACATCGGTAGATTCGCTTTACTGGGATTTTGACGATGCTTTGGCCGGTACGGCCAGCTATGGTGCAGGTATTCCAACAATCAGCTATCAGTATTTGAATGCGGGTACCTACAACGTATCCGTTACCGGATACGACTTAACCGGCACACAAGTCGGGTCAACTTCGAATACTTTTGACCTGGCCTTAACCCCTCCCACTCAAACGCTAACGCCCGACATTTGTGCAAATGGAACAGTCCTGCTCGATGCTACTCAACCTTTTAGTACGTATAGCTGGAATCCGCCCAATGCCGGAGCAGCTACCTACACGGCTACGGCACTCGATACGGTCGTCACCTGTACGGTGACCAATATTTGCGGTTCGGGGACCTTGACCTTCAACCTGAATCACATCGATACGGTTTCAGTGAGTATTGCCGACTTTGTTATTTGTCCGGGAGACGTGATCCCCATGCTCAATGCCATTCAGCCCGCTAGTGCCGGTCCGGTGACATACCTTTGGTCGAGCGGTTCAACGGCATCAACGGATACCATTACTACCCATGGTACATATTCAGTTACGGTGACTAATGCCTGTGGCTCGGATACCGCAACCTTTGTGGCCACTACGCCTCCACCACTGACGGTGGACGTGGGCCCCGACACCTTGATCTGTCAAGGTCAGTCGTACACCATTACGGCTACGACCAATCAGCCCAACGTACAATACCAATGGATGGGGAATCCGAACAACGGTGGAACCACATTTACTGTGAACTCGGGCGGAACCTACTTCGTGGCGGCCACGAATGACTGTGAATTCGTTTACGACACCATCGTGATCGATCAACCTCAGTCTTTCGTTTTGGACCTCGGCGACGATACCATCATTTGTACCGGGGATCAAATCGTGCTCGATCCGGGATTGAGTGGAGCGCCCTACCAATACATTTGGGACGATAACTCCACCGATACTATTCGTATTGTAACCGGACCGGGCACCTATTACGCTGAGGTTATGGACAGCTGCTCTACTCAGTTCGATACCATTGTGATCACTAGTCCGCCTCCGTTTACCGTGGACCTCGGACCTGATGGAACGTACTGTTCCGCAGATAATATTACTTTGGATCCGGGCGTGAGTGGCCCTGGTTATACCTATTTGTGGCAAGATGGATCAACATCGTCTACCTATAACGTATTAGACGTTGGAACCTATTCCGTCATCGTTACGGACGAATGTCAGAGTATTTCCGATGACGTTACCTTTACGCCATTTACAGGCTTCACTGTAACACTCGGAAACGACAAGGTCATTTGCGACGGTCAGAGTTTCCAGCTCCAGGCTTCGTTCCCAGATTCTGACTACCTCTGGCAAGACGGAAACACTAATTCTACTTACACCGTTTCCGGACCGGGTGATTACTATGTGACGATCTTCAACATTTGTGACACGGTAACAAGTGACACTGTAAATGTAGAAGTGGATCCATGTGCTTGTAACATGTACGTACCGAATGCCTTTACACCGAACGTTGACGGTAAAAACGAATTCTTTAGGCCCGTAACGGACTTTTCGAGTTGTGTCGTTCTCGAATACGAAATGCGCATTTTTACTCGGTGGGGACAGGAGATCTTTTACTCAGACAACATTGCCGAAGGGTGGGACGGAACCTTTAACGATGAATACTTGGTAGACACGGTATACTTCTATGAAATCATTTACAGTATTCGAAATCAAGGAGAATCGCGAATCAAACAGGACCGATTGTCCGGTAATATTTTCATGATCCGATAAAATGGCCAATGTGATTCAACTGCGCGTGAAGCCTGTGGTGGCGGCTACGCCGGAGCAGTTGGACAAAGCCGTTTCCAATGCTTTGGGCCTACGGCCCGATGAACAACTTCCACCCTACCGAATCGACCGTCGTAGCATCGATGCTCGAGGTCGCTCCGTTTGGATCAATCTAAAATTACTCGTCCAAGAACCCGGTGAAACACTAGCGCCGAGTACTTTTGAGCCTATAGCTCAGAACGTCTCGAACGCTCCCGAAGTCGTGATCATCGGTGCGGGTTCGGCCGGATTATTCGCTGCGCTCGAACTCATTGAATTCGGATTGCGTCCGATCATACTGGAACGCGGAAAAGACGTGCGTGCGCGTCGGCGCGATTTAGCCGTGTTGAACAAGGAGCACATCGTGGACCCCGATTCAAATTACTGTTTTGGAGAGGGAGGCGCCGGAACCTACAGCGACGGAAAGCTCTATACGCGATCAAAGAAACGAGGTGATATCGCCAAGGTACTTGAGTTGTTGGTAGCCTTTGGGGCTCCCGAAGATATTTTGATCGATGCGCACCCGCACATCGGAACAAACAAATTACCCAAGGTCATTACGGCCATCAGGGAGTTCATTGAAGAGTGTGGTGGCGAAGTGCGGTTTGGTGCTCGGGTCGAAAGCTTCCGGGTGAAGAACGGCAAGTTGGAAGGCGTAATAGATTCGGGCGGAACCCTTCATGCCGCTAAGGCATTTATACTCGCTACAGGGCACAGTGCGCGCGATATTTTTAGCCAGCTTCACAGGCAGGGAATTCTCATTGAGATGAAGCCATTTGCCCTGGGGGTGCGCGTTGAGCATCCGCAGGTGCTGATCGATTCGATCCAGTACCACTGTGATGTGCGTTCGCCGTACTCGCCGCCGTCGTCGTACGGTTTGGTGCATCAAGTGCGAGAGCGGGGCGTGTATTCGTTTTGTATGTGTCCGGGCGGAATCATTGCTCCGTGCGCCACGGTGCCGGGTGAAGTGGTGACGAACGGCTGGTCGCCCAGTAAGCGGAACAACCCTTTTGCGAATTCGGGCATCGTAGTGGAATTACAGCCGGCCGATTTCAAGAAGTACGCGTCGGAAGGGCCGCTGGCGGCAATGGCCTTTCAGGCCGCGGTAGAACAGCGCTGTTGGGAAGCCGGCGGAGGCACACAATCCGTACCCGCTCAGCGTTTGACCGATTTCGTGAACAAACAAGCCTCTACCGTTTTGCCGGCTTCCAGTTATCAGCCCGGAACCACGGCGAGCGAACTCAATGAGGTGCTGCCGGAATTCGTATCGGACCGTTTGCGTGCGGGATTTTCGGCCTTCGGTAAAAAGATGAAAGGTTATTTGACCTCGGAAGCCGTGGTCCACGCCACAGAGTCGAGAACGAGCTCACCGGTTCGCATCCCGCGCAACCGCGAAACCTTGGAGCACCCTGAAGTGGCCAAGCTGTACCCGTGCGGTGAGGGAGGCGGTTACGCGGGCGGAATCGTATCGGCGGCTATGGACGGGCAAAAAGTCGCAAGAGCCATTCGCGCAGCGGTTAGTAAATAACTATCTTGGAGTAAAATCTACTCCAATGAAAAAACTCCTACTTGTCTTACTCCTTGCTCCAGCGGCGCTGTGGGCTCAGGAGAGTGATCGCGAAGCCGTGATGGAAACCATTAACTCAGCCTATTTGGAAGGGATCACCAATGAGGGCGATGCCTCAAAGATCGACGCCGGATTTCATACTGGCTTTAACATTTTAGGCTATAACGCAAACAACGACCGGGTGTGGGAGTTCCCAATATATTATTGGAAACCCGCCGCCATTGAGAATGCCGAGGACGGTTCAAACGAAGAACGCGGACCCGTTCGATTCGAGTATCCATTGGTTGACATCACCGGCAATGCCGCCATCGTCAAGGTCGAGTACTTCATCGGTGACCGGCATGTATACAGTGACTATTTGAGTCTTTACAAGTTCAAAGATGGCTGGAAGATCGTTTCCAAGATTTTTTATCAACACCCCGAAGAATGAAAGCAATAGAAGCTAGAACTGTAATTGAAGAAGGGCTCGATCGAATGCGATCACTCGACGCCAACCAACAGCCCGCATTCGGCGTGATGAGCGCAGATGATATGGTGCGTCATTTGATCGGAAGCTTGGAACTCACCTTTTACGAAGATCCTATCGAGTTGGAAATTCCGGAAGATAAGGTGCCCAAGGCCTACGCCTTTTTACACAGTGATCATCTTATTAGACCCGGAGCGAATCAACCTGCCTTTTACCATGAATTGAGTGCGCCCTCAGACCAAGAAGAATTCGACCGGTGGGTCGAAAAACTGCGATTCCAATACGATCGTATGGCGACACATTTAGATACGGCACCGGACGACTGGAGCCATGCACATCCGAAGTTCGGGACATTGGACAAGGAGATGTGGTGGCTCTTTCAAGGAAAACATTTCTATCACAACATGAGTCAATTCGGACTTTTTCCGCGTTTAGAAGTGTGGGAAGGAATACCTGAATAAACATGCCGGACAAACCCCGCATATCGATTCAGTGGGGTCGTTTTTTTCCGATCCAACTGTTGGCACTGCATTTTAAGCGGAGTTTGATACTGTTGCTGTTTTGGATCCTGTTGGTTGGTTTCGTAACAGAGAACTTCGCAGACGCCTATGGCATTCCCCTACTCTTTCTGGCCCCCGAGTATTTGGGCGAAGTTGGGCTATTGTCTTTCTTCATGTCGGGTTTGTTCGCGGGGCTGTTTTTCATGGCCTTTCACGTAAGCACTTATATCTACTACAGCCACAAGTTCACCTTCTTGGCCACGCTGGAGCAGCCTTTGTATCGCTTCAGCATCAACAATTCGCTCCTACCGATCTCGTACACGCTGGTCTTTTTATACTACAGCTTTAACTATCAGACCGGTGAGGAGCGTATTGAGACAGCCGATGCACTTTTGAATCTATTGATGTGGATACTGGGGGTGGTGATCAGTATATCGGTCACCTTTACTTACTTCTTCAGTACTAACCGAAACCTGTTTCGCGGCCTCGAAGAGTCCCTTGAGCGTCCACTGAATCTATTGGTCAAGCGGGCCGGTGATCCGAGGGTGGTTTTCGACGATACGCGAACCCAATACTACATGCGCAATTTCGTAACCCTTCGCGTGGTGCGGCCAACCGATCATTATCCGAGAAGGATTCTCATTCAAATCTTGGACAAACATCACCGAAATGCGGCCTTCTTCATTTTGGCTTTGTTCCTTGTGATCATAGGGTTCGGGTTCTTGCGCGAGCAGCCGTGGGCTAATATTCCTGCCGCAGGCAGCATTTACCTTTTATTCACGCTTTACCTGATGTTTACCGCGGTATTGCACTCTTGGTTCAAGAGTTGGTATGCTTTCGGTATTGCTTTGGTTTTTATTGCCATTCAGTTTTTATCGCAGTTTGCCTTGTTTGAAAAGGTGAACCACGCATTTGGACTTGACTACAATGCCGACCCCATTCCCTATCGGTTCGAGCAACTCGAGCGCTTGACCAGTGACAGTATCTATACCTACGACAGAAATCAGGAACTGAGGACCCTGCGTGCTTGGCGGAGATCTACTCAGGAGCGGAAACCGAAACTCGTTATCATCAATACTTCGGGTGGTGGATTGCGATCTGCGTTGTTCACTTTCGAAATGATGGGGCAGCTCGATAGCTTGAGCGAGGGAAAATTCTTTAGGCACACGAGATTGATCACAGGTGCCTCGGGCGGAATGCTGGGTGCGGCATACTACAGAGCGCTACAGTTAGAGGGAATTCAGGACTCCTTAGGTCCGACCGCGATTCGGGAGCGATTTAGCTCTGATTTATTGAATCTGATCGTGTTCGGCTTAGTCACCAATGATCTGTTTTTCAACACCCTGCATTGGCACGAAGGTGATCAGGTGTATAATAAGGATCGCGGATTCTCCTTTGAGCAAGCGTTGCACGCCAATACGCATGGGATACTTGACGTTCCGTTGTCCTACTATCGAGATCCTGAGATCGATGCGGAGATTCCGAAAATGGTCTTTTCCCCTATCCTTGTGAACGATGGCCGTAGACTGAATATTTCGAGCAGCCCTACCTCCTACTTGTCATTAGTGGGGCCTAGCAACGATAGACCCGAATTTCACGATGGAGTTGAGTTTCTACGTTTCTTTGCGAATCTGCGAGCCGATAGCCTTCGGTTCAGTTCCGCTATTCGGATGAGTGCGTCATTTCCGTATATAACTCCGTTGATCAATTTGCCCAGTGATCCGGCCATGGAGCTCATAGATGCAGGGGCTCGTGATAACAACGGATTCGAATTAAGCCTGCGATACGTGTATCACTTTAACCAATGGCTCGAAAGGTACACGAGTGGAATAATATTCGTGCGATTACGAAGCGATGGGCTTAATGACACCCGTATTCGGGACGAAAGAAATCGCGGGGTCATCGAAAACTTGTTCAACCCTGTGAGTGGAGTCATTAAAAGTTTCGATAACATGCAAGATTTCAATCAGAGTCAGTTACTGTTGCTTGCAGAAGAATGGTGTGATGTTCCGATGGATGTGATCGAGCTAAACCTCTTTGAG carries:
- the hutI gene encoding imidazolonepropionase, translating into MKTLFKNIQSLLLVEEEPTRWVAGSDMRTLPHLNDAWLLVEGDKIDSFGGMDTAPNAADEVIDCTGKVVMPAWCDSHTHLVYAGSREGEFVDKINGLSYEEIAKRGGGILNSAQRLRDTPEDELYEQSARRMGEIITMGTGAVEIKSGYGLTTESELKMLRVARRLQKEFPLAVKTTFLGAHAFPAEYRENREAYVDLVMNEMVPAVAEEKLADYIDVFCDRGFFTPQQTERILAAGAEYGLAPKIHANELDFSGGIQAGVKYAARSVDHLECTGDAEIDALLSSETMSTLLPSTAFFLGMEYPPARKMIDAGLPVALASDYNPGSSPSGRMPFILSLACIKMKMLPEEAIQAATLNGAYAMGLEATHGSICPGKQANLIVTKNVNSYSFLPYAFGANWIESTYVNGARLYHDLD
- a CDS encoding formimidoylglutamase; the encoded protein is MTWTDHWRPFTSEDAATCTSAREGEIKIGQRVQCADSGILESLEASNARYVLLGIPEDIGVRANGGRPGAAYGWKATLPHFMNVQSNEYLDGKEVLVLGTLNTAEWMKTSQGVSVDRLRELTAKIDAAVWPLIEKIAALGKVPMVIGGGHNNSYGCLRGVSQAIGRPIHCVNVDPHADFRSPEGRHSGNGFRYARDEGYLEQYSVFGLHEGYNSAEMLSLLKRPGKSWCLSFENVSFGRLPMIDHWDELWSRFGSEKVGLEIDVDGITDFPSSADTPSGFTLNEIRQMLLALKNKDARVAYLHIAEAAPSLVAGSDRKVGRSLAFLLCDFIKSGAGRH
- a CDS encoding gliding motility-associated C-terminal domain-containing protein — protein: MISEKNIRNLLSSLFLLFSAASLILPQAVNYDFRGAQFTFTWNGGTASPVCGDNALTFDYTDTTSVDSLYWDFDDALAGTASYGAGIPTISYQYLNAGTYNVSVTGYDLTGTQVGSTSNTFDLALTPPTQTLTPDICANGTVLLDATQPFSTYSWNPPNAGAATYTATALDTVVTCTVTNICGSGTLTFNLNHIDTVSVSIADFVICPGDVIPMLNAIQPASAGPVTYLWSSGSTASTDTITTHGTYSVTVTNACGSDTATFVATTPPPLTVDVGPDTLICQGQSYTITATTNQPNVQYQWMGNPNNGGTTFTVNSGGTYFVAATNDCEFVYDTIVIDQPQSFVLDLGDDTIICTGDQIVLDPGLSGAPYQYIWDDNSTDTIRIVTGPGTYYAEVMDSCSTQFDTIVITSPPPFTVDLGPDGTYCSADNITLDPGVSGPGYTYLWQDGSTSSTYNVLDVGTYSVIVTDECQSISDDVTFTPFTGFTVTLGNDKVICDGQSFQLQASFPDSDYLWQDGNTNSTYTVSGPGDYYVTIFNICDTVTSDTVNVEVDPCACNMYVPNAFTPNVDGKNEFFRPVTDFSSCVVLEYEMRIFTRWGQEIFYSDNIAEGWDGTFNDEYLVDTVYFYEIIYSIRNQGESRIKQDRLSGNIFMIR
- a CDS encoding FAD-binding protein → MANVIQLRVKPVVAATPEQLDKAVSNALGLRPDEQLPPYRIDRRSIDARGRSVWINLKLLVQEPGETLAPSTFEPIAQNVSNAPEVVIIGAGSAGLFAALELIEFGLRPIILERGKDVRARRRDLAVLNKEHIVDPDSNYCFGEGGAGTYSDGKLYTRSKKRGDIAKVLELLVAFGAPEDILIDAHPHIGTNKLPKVITAIREFIEECGGEVRFGARVESFRVKNGKLEGVIDSGGTLHAAKAFILATGHSARDIFSQLHRQGILIEMKPFALGVRVEHPQVLIDSIQYHCDVRSPYSPPSSYGLVHQVRERGVYSFCMCPGGIIAPCATVPGEVVTNGWSPSKRNNPFANSGIVVELQPADFKKYASEGPLAAMAFQAAVEQRCWEAGGGTQSVPAQRLTDFVNKQASTVLPASSYQPGTTASELNEVLPEFVSDRLRAGFSAFGKKMKGYLTSEAVVHATESRTSSPVRIPRNRETLEHPEVAKLYPCGEGGGYAGGIVSAAMDGQKVARAIRAAVSK
- a CDS encoding nuclear transport factor 2 family protein, which translates into the protein MKKLLLVLLLAPAALWAQESDREAVMETINSAYLEGITNEGDASKIDAGFHTGFNILGYNANNDRVWEFPIYYWKPAAIENAEDGSNEERGPVRFEYPLVDITGNAAIVKVEYFIGDRHVYSDYLSLYKFKDGWKIVSKIFYQHPEE